From a region of the Octopus sinensis linkage group LG18, ASM634580v1, whole genome shotgun sequence genome:
- the LOC118767065 gene encoding homeobox protein PKNOX1-like isoform X2, translated as MLATTHIVSPTASPNLPESKSTSSSGTSTTTSVITQQTTSSGQQGSESHSLEHEKKAICRHPLFPLMALLFEKCERATQTPDCPAGDNFDVDIQAFVQHQEKDRNPFFSDDTELDSLMLKAIQVLRIHLLELEKVNELCKDFCHRYITCLKSKMQSEHLLRTEVHSPTPNFDGSMSSSSGSNSGNVTPSLSTSSSQLTPTTTGPSSAPGTTGITTTTSSSSSGGGGGGGGGGSRSSTSNHHHHSTSTTSTTTTTTTNNNSLAAAAAAAVSLQGQLQMQQQVVASMAANNVLIQQGLAAAAAQPAALSMGSLGQGQIVSGGTVYQMVQTPQGIVAQPIQIRTASLPNQVASGSPLIHGSTPLSQIGVVGTPNIIGQIPVTSAPPTPASTQITPMGNLAQLGSDDEDMICKRKTKRGILPKTATKIMRSWLFQNIVHPYPSEDEKRQIAAQTNLTLLQVNNWFINARRRILQPMLDASNPDQAKVKKNKPPNRPLQRFWPENIANLRPQIPTTLDGNLSGSSSPLSIGDADGIGDGASNESSPLATSSQPSNQTIVLPNMETATFVLNDGHIVNASASLDKFRLDHIAGHTSLETSRKHPGSFTIATSMLPPS; from the exons CACTTCCAGCAGTGGTACAAGCACCACAACGTCTGTGATTACTCAACAAACGACTAGCAGTGGACAACAGGGTTCTGAATCCCACAGTCTTGAACATGAGAAGAAAGCAATTTGTCG GCACCCCCTCTTTCCTTTGATGGCTCTGTTATTTGAGAAATGTGAACGTGCAACTCAAACCCCTGATTGTCCAGCAGGAGACAATTTCGATGTTGACATTCAGGCTTTTGTGCAACACCAGGAGAAGGACCGTAATCCTTTTTTCAGTGATGACACAGAATTGGATAGTTTG aTGCTGAAAGCTATTCAGGTGTTACGCATCCATCTGCTGGAGTTGGAGAAAGTGAATGAGTTGTGCAAGGATTTCTGCCACCGTTACATAACATGCCTGAAAAGCAAGATGCAGAGCGAGCACCTGCTGCGCACCGAGGTGCACTCGCCAACCCCCAATTTTGATGGTTCAATgagcagcagtagtggcagcaACTCTGGGAATGTCACTCCTTCTCTCAGCACCAGTTCCTCACAGCTAACTCCAACTACAACAGGGCCATCGTCGGCCCCTGGAACCActggcatcaccaccaccacaagcagcagcagcagcggcggcggcggtggtggtggtggtggtggtagcagaagTAGCaccagcaaccaccaccatcatagcaccagcaccaccagcaccaccacgaccaccaccaccaacaataatagCCTAGCTgcagctgctgccgctgctgtttcACTCCAGGGTCAGTTGCAGATGCAGCAGCAAGTGGTTGCCTCAATGGCAGCCAACAATGTCCTCATCCAGCAGGGTTTAGCCGCTGCTGCTGCGCAACCAGCTGCCCTTTCAATGGGTTCCTTAGGACAGGGGCAGATTGTATCTGGCGGAACTGTGTATCAAATGGTgcaaacaccacaaggtattgtTGCACAGCCAATTCAG ATTCGAACTGCTTCACTTCCTAACCAAGTGGCAAGTGGTTCACCTCTTATTCATGGTAGTACCCCCTTGTCACAGATTGGTGTTGTTGGAACTCCCAACATCATCGGACAAATCCCTGTTACTTCTGCTCCACCGACTCCAG CATCAACCCAGATCACTCCCATGGGAAACCTTGCTCAACTTGGTTCAGATGATGAAGATAtgatttgtaaaagaaaaactaaaagaggAATTCTGCCCAAGACGGCAACTAAAATCATGAGATCCTGGCTCTTTCAGAATATTGTG CATCCATATCCTTCAGAAGACGAAAAAAGACAAATTGCAGCCCAGACAAACCTGACATTACTTCAAGTCAACAACTG GTTCATCAACGCTCGTCGACGTATTTTGCAGCCGATGCTGGATGCCAGCAATCCTGACCAAGCCaaagtgaagaaaaataaacCACCCAATCGACCCCTTCAAAGGTTCTGGCCTGAAAATATTGCCAATCTACGTCCCCAGATACCCACAACTCTCGATGGTAACCTTTCGGGTAGCTCCAGTCCTCTGTCTATTGGAGATGCTGATGGCATTGGGGATGGAGCATCCAATGAGAGCAGCCCTTTAGCCACATCAAGCCAGCCGTCCAATCAAACCATAGTGCTACCCAATATGGAAACAGCAACTT ttgtTCTTAATGATGGCCATATTGTCAATGCTTCCGCATCCCTGGACAAATTCCGTTTGGATCACATTGCTGGTCACACTTCTCTTGAAACATCTCGGAAGCATCCAGGTTCATTCACAATAGCAACATCAATGCTTccaccatcatga
- the LOC118767065 gene encoding homeobox protein PKNOX2-like isoform X1: MLATTHIVSPTASPNLPESKSSTSSSGTSTTTSVITQQTTSSGQQGSESHSLEHEKKAICRHPLFPLMALLFEKCERATQTPDCPAGDNFDVDIQAFVQHQEKDRNPFFSDDTELDSLMLKAIQVLRIHLLELEKVNELCKDFCHRYITCLKSKMQSEHLLRTEVHSPTPNFDGSMSSSSGSNSGNVTPSLSTSSSQLTPTTTGPSSAPGTTGITTTTSSSSSGGGGGGGGGGSRSSTSNHHHHSTSTTSTTTTTTTNNNSLAAAAAAAVSLQGQLQMQQQVVASMAANNVLIQQGLAAAAAQPAALSMGSLGQGQIVSGGTVYQMVQTPQGIVAQPIQIRTASLPNQVASGSPLIHGSTPLSQIGVVGTPNIIGQIPVTSAPPTPASTQITPMGNLAQLGSDDEDMICKRKTKRGILPKTATKIMRSWLFQNIVHPYPSEDEKRQIAAQTNLTLLQVNNWFINARRRILQPMLDASNPDQAKVKKNKPPNRPLQRFWPENIANLRPQIPTTLDGNLSGSSSPLSIGDADGIGDGASNESSPLATSSQPSNQTIVLPNMETATFVLNDGHIVNASASLDKFRLDHIAGHTSLETSRKHPGSFTIATSMLPPS; this comes from the exons TAGCACTTCCAGCAGTGGTACAAGCACCACAACGTCTGTGATTACTCAACAAACGACTAGCAGTGGACAACAGGGTTCTGAATCCCACAGTCTTGAACATGAGAAGAAAGCAATTTGTCG GCACCCCCTCTTTCCTTTGATGGCTCTGTTATTTGAGAAATGTGAACGTGCAACTCAAACCCCTGATTGTCCAGCAGGAGACAATTTCGATGTTGACATTCAGGCTTTTGTGCAACACCAGGAGAAGGACCGTAATCCTTTTTTCAGTGATGACACAGAATTGGATAGTTTG aTGCTGAAAGCTATTCAGGTGTTACGCATCCATCTGCTGGAGTTGGAGAAAGTGAATGAGTTGTGCAAGGATTTCTGCCACCGTTACATAACATGCCTGAAAAGCAAGATGCAGAGCGAGCACCTGCTGCGCACCGAGGTGCACTCGCCAACCCCCAATTTTGATGGTTCAATgagcagcagtagtggcagcaACTCTGGGAATGTCACTCCTTCTCTCAGCACCAGTTCCTCACAGCTAACTCCAACTACAACAGGGCCATCGTCGGCCCCTGGAACCActggcatcaccaccaccacaagcagcagcagcagcggcggcggcggtggtggtggtggtggtggtagcagaagTAGCaccagcaaccaccaccatcatagcaccagcaccaccagcaccaccacgaccaccaccaccaacaataatagCCTAGCTgcagctgctgccgctgctgtttcACTCCAGGGTCAGTTGCAGATGCAGCAGCAAGTGGTTGCCTCAATGGCAGCCAACAATGTCCTCATCCAGCAGGGTTTAGCCGCTGCTGCTGCGCAACCAGCTGCCCTTTCAATGGGTTCCTTAGGACAGGGGCAGATTGTATCTGGCGGAACTGTGTATCAAATGGTgcaaacaccacaaggtattgtTGCACAGCCAATTCAG ATTCGAACTGCTTCACTTCCTAACCAAGTGGCAAGTGGTTCACCTCTTATTCATGGTAGTACCCCCTTGTCACAGATTGGTGTTGTTGGAACTCCCAACATCATCGGACAAATCCCTGTTACTTCTGCTCCACCGACTCCAG CATCAACCCAGATCACTCCCATGGGAAACCTTGCTCAACTTGGTTCAGATGATGAAGATAtgatttgtaaaagaaaaactaaaagaggAATTCTGCCCAAGACGGCAACTAAAATCATGAGATCCTGGCTCTTTCAGAATATTGTG CATCCATATCCTTCAGAAGACGAAAAAAGACAAATTGCAGCCCAGACAAACCTGACATTACTTCAAGTCAACAACTG GTTCATCAACGCTCGTCGACGTATTTTGCAGCCGATGCTGGATGCCAGCAATCCTGACCAAGCCaaagtgaagaaaaataaacCACCCAATCGACCCCTTCAAAGGTTCTGGCCTGAAAATATTGCCAATCTACGTCCCCAGATACCCACAACTCTCGATGGTAACCTTTCGGGTAGCTCCAGTCCTCTGTCTATTGGAGATGCTGATGGCATTGGGGATGGAGCATCCAATGAGAGCAGCCCTTTAGCCACATCAAGCCAGCCGTCCAATCAAACCATAGTGCTACCCAATATGGAAACAGCAACTT ttgtTCTTAATGATGGCCATATTGTCAATGCTTCCGCATCCCTGGACAAATTCCGTTTGGATCACATTGCTGGTCACACTTCTCTTGAAACATCTCGGAAGCATCCAGGTTCATTCACAATAGCAACATCAATGCTTccaccatcatga